The following coding sequences lie in one Buchnera aphidicola (Stegophylla sp.) genomic window:
- the ung gene encoding uracil-DNA glycosylase, with the protein MNWKKIFICQKKILLDILLKVSKERLTKKIYPPRCDVFNAFYLTPFHKIKVVILGQDPYYQENQAHGLAFSVRPGCKLPGSLKNIYQELVSDLYIPKFDYGNGCLNYWAQQGILLLNTILTVESGHPRSHISLGWNNFTDSIIFYINKYLKNIIFVLWGKDAQKKTSIIDNRKHYILKSSHPSPLSAHLGFFGCGHFSKINRILLSQNDNPIIW; encoded by the coding sequence ATGAATTGGAAAAAAATATTTATATGCCAAAAAAAAATATTATTAGATATTTTATTAAAAGTGTCTAAAGAACGTTTAACAAAAAAAATTTATCCTCCAAGATGTGATGTTTTTAATGCGTTTTATTTAACTCCTTTTCATAAAATCAAAGTAGTCATTCTGGGTCAAGATCCTTATTATCAAGAAAATCAAGCTCATGGATTAGCTTTTTCGGTACGTCCAGGTTGTAAACTTCCTGGTTCTTTAAAAAATATTTATCAAGAATTAGTTTCTGATTTATATATTCCGAAATTTGATTATGGTAATGGTTGTTTAAATTATTGGGCTCAACAAGGTATCTTATTGTTAAATACTATTTTAACTGTTGAATCTGGTCATCCTAGATCTCATATATCATTAGGTTGGAATAATTTTACTGATAGTATTATTTTTTATATTAATAAATATTTAAAAAATATTATTTTTGTATTGTGGGGGAAAGATGCTCAAAAAAAAACTAGTATTATAGATAATCGAAAGCATTATATTTTAAAATCTTCACATCCGTCTCCGTTATCAGCTCATTTAGGATTTTTTGGATGTGGCCATTTTTCAAAAATTAATAGAATCTTATTAAGTCAAAATGATAATCCAATTATTTGGTAA
- a CDS encoding nucleotide exchange factor GrpE produces the protein MKTDQPKKTIHNDQYDEYNTSSHPKKQKKSKINNQHHDTIIKNKLKQTLKKNENQKNNKKNKSSITKENEKIKNMLYELNETLSNIKKKKKDIQLRTQANIENLKKQTEHKIINIKKEVLKNFSKILSKNINHLNIIIHNTKNGILEHHTIIQGLKIITQSLFNTLKKI, from the coding sequence ATGAAAACAGATCAACCAAAAAAAACTATTCATAATGATCAATACGATGAATATAATACATCTTCTCATCCCAAAAAACAAAAAAAATCAAAAATAAACAATCAACATCATGACACTATTATAAAAAATAAATTAAAACAAACACTTAAAAAAAATGAAAATCAAAAAAATAACAAAAAAAATAAATCTTCAATAACAAAAGAAAATGAAAAAATTAAAAACATGCTTTATGAATTAAATGAAACATTAAGTAATATAAAAAAAAAAAAAAAAGATATTCAATTACGTACACAAGCAAATATTGAAAACTTAAAAAAACAAACTGAACATAAAATAATCAATATTAAAAAAGAAGTTTTAAAAAATTTTTCAAAAATACTATCCAAAAATATTAATCATTTAAATATTATAATTCATAATACTAAAAATGGAATATTAGAACATCATACTATAATACAAGGATTAAAAATAATTACACAATCATTATTTAATACTCTTAAAAAAATTTAA
- a CDS encoding redox-regulated ATPase YchF has protein sequence MGFKCGIIGLPNVGKSTLFNVLTKSCIPAKNFMFCTIKPNIGFAPVYDDRLQKISEIISPKKIVHTFIELVDVAGLVQGASTGYGLGNQFLSDIRKTDAIFHVIRCFIDDNIPHINNVIQPIDDIETINLELMLSDLSICTKILLLINKKHNKTVYDIKKINILENCCRCLNDHMLLTHLNLNSEEIKLIDEYNFLTLKPMLYIANISQCNGNNVYLNELLQFSVYNNISVIPICILDKYNTSELNLIIEKGYNLLNLRTFFTVGKNEVRSWAIQKNSTILEASKKIHTDFYRGFIRAKVIAYKDFIKYKKYSTIQEFGKLRFEGKSYIVQDGDIIHFLFNV, from the coding sequence ATGGGATTTAAATGTGGTATTATTGGTTTACCTAATGTTGGGAAGTCGACGTTATTTAATGTATTAACTAAATCATGTATACCGGCTAAAAATTTTATGTTTTGTACTATTAAACCTAATATTGGTTTTGCCCCTGTCTATGATGATCGATTACAAAAAATTTCAGAAATTATATCGCCTAAAAAAATTGTTCATACTTTTATCGAATTAGTGGATGTAGCGGGATTAGTGCAAGGAGCTTCTACAGGTTATGGATTAGGTAATCAGTTTTTATCTGATATAAGAAAGACAGATGCTATATTTCATGTTATTCGTTGTTTTATTGATGATAATATTCCTCACATTAATAATGTAATACAACCTATTGATGATATTGAAACAATAAATTTGGAATTAATGTTATCTGATCTTTCAATTTGTACGAAAATACTTTTATTAATAAACAAAAAACATAATAAAACAGTGTATGATATTAAAAAAATAAATATTCTAGAAAATTGTTGTAGATGTTTAAATGATCATATGTTACTTACGCATCTTAATTTAAATAGTGAAGAGATAAAATTAATAGATGAATATAATTTTCTGACACTGAAACCTATGTTATATATTGCTAACATTTCTCAATGTAATGGTAACAATGTTTATTTAAATGAATTATTACAATTTTCTGTATATAATAATATTTCTGTTATCCCAATTTGTATACTTGATAAATATAACACATCTGAATTAAATTTAATTATCGAAAAGGGATACAATTTATTAAATTTAAGAACTTTTTTCACTGTTGGAAAAAATGAAGTTCGATCTTGGGCAATACAAAAAAATAGCACTATTCTTGAGGCATCCAAAAAGATTCATACTGATTTTTACAGAGGTTTTATTCGTGCAAAAGTTATTGCTTATAAAGATTTTATTAAATATAAAAAATATAGTACTATACAGGAGTTTGGTAAGTTAAGGTTCGAAGGAAAAAGTTATATTGTTCAAGATGGTGATATTATACATTTTTTATTTAATGTTTAA
- a CDS encoding DUF2076 domain-containing protein — MKDEEKKMIKNLFCRLQNTEYQFPHRDQEAEKMIHNLSSKQSHSIYYMVQTILVQESVINRLNNAVKLLKNKNNNKNVNNTSFLSNQLHDDIFNHSSMENIQSSSSPNTRQIQGGTENVQNGGIAKNNTSRGGGTSSFLSNALQTAVGVAGGMVAGNMLTNLFNHDLSDKSVDNILNTTYLDSNPMTSSNNVEDDITSRSELPKDTNISHDCEEYVEYQDSDVDDVLDDDNLF, encoded by the coding sequence ATGAAAGATGAAGAAAAAAAAATGATAAAAAATTTGTTTTGCAGATTACAAAATACAGAATATCAATTTCCTCATCGAGATCAAGAAGCGGAAAAAATGATTCATAATTTATCATCTAAACAAAGTCATTCAATATATTATATGGTACAAACAATTTTAGTGCAGGAGTCAGTAATAAACAGATTGAATAATGCAGTTAAATTATTAAAAAATAAAAATAATAATAAAAATGTTAATAATACTTCGTTTTTATCAAATCAGTTACATGATGATATTTTTAATCATTCTTCTATGGAGAATATACAGTCTAGTTCTTCGCCTAATACTCGTCAGATTCAAGGTGGAACTGAGAATGTTCAAAATGGGGGTATTGCAAAAAATAACACGAGTCGTGGAGGAGGTACGTCTAGTTTTTTAAGTAATGCTTTACAAACAGCAGTAGGTGTTGCTGGAGGTATGGTGGCTGGAAATATGTTAACTAATTTATTTAATCATGATTTATCTGATAAAAGTGTGGATAATATATTAAATACTACATACTTAGATTCTAATCCTATGACTTCATCAAACAACGTAGAAGATGATATAACTTCTAGATCAGAATTACCAAAAGATACAAATATTAGTCACGATTGTGAAGAATATGTTGAATATCAAGATTCTGATGTAGATGATGTTTTAGATGATGATAATTTATTTTAA
- the nadK gene encoding NAD(+) kinase, with protein sequence MKKKFNWIAIVGYPRYSSSFFTHKVLYYWLTKNNYNVVIERSIAKILNFKNARVGTLMEIGSKCDLAIVVGGDGNMLYVSRILSYYPISIIGVNRGNLGFLTDLNPDTVIISLSKILSGEYSIERRFLLEVSIVKNHKKRVYIALNEFFLHSEEVTHMIEFEVFIDQKFSFYQKSDGLIISTPTGSTGYSLSSGGPILFSSLEAIILVSIFPHTLFSRPIVIHSNSIIVLKLFYSDKQVNINCDSQVVIPVDEHDKIIVRKSKNYLNLIHPKSYHYFNILSSKLNWSKNFF encoded by the coding sequence ATGAAAAAAAAATTTAATTGGATTGCTATTGTAGGTTATCCTAGATATTCAAGTTCATTTTTTACACATAAAGTTTTGTATTATTGGTTAACTAAAAATAATTATAATGTTGTTATAGAACGTAGTATTGCTAAAATTTTAAATTTTAAAAATGCTCGTGTTGGAACATTAATGGAAATTGGTAGTAAATGTGATTTAGCAATCGTAGTAGGTGGTGATGGTAATATGTTATATGTTTCAAGAATATTATCTTATTATCCTATTAGTATTATTGGTGTCAATAGAGGGAATCTGGGTTTTTTAACTGATTTAAATCCTGATACTGTTATTATATCATTATCGAAAATTTTATCTGGAGAATATAGTATAGAACGTCGTTTTTTATTAGAAGTAAGTATTGTAAAAAATCATAAGAAAAGAGTTTATATTGCTTTAAATGAATTTTTTTTGCATTCCGAAGAAGTGACTCATATGATAGAATTTGAGGTTTTTATTGATCAAAAATTTTCTTTTTATCAGAAATCAGATGGTTTAATTATATCTACTCCAACGGGTTCTACAGGATATTCATTATCTTCTGGTGGACCTATTTTATTTTCTTCTCTAGAAGCAATTATTTTGGTATCTATATTTCCCCATACTTTATTTTCTCGTCCTATAGTGATTCATAGTAATAGTATTATTGTATTAAAATTATTTTATTCAGATAAACAAGTGAATATTAATTGTGATAGTCAAGTAGTGATACCTGTAGATGAACATGATAAGATTATTGTTCGTAAAAGTAAAAATTATTTAAATCTTATTCATCCTAAAAGTTATCATTATTTTAATATTTTAAGTTCAAAATTAAATTGGTCTAAAAATTTTTTTTAA
- the grxD gene encoding Grx4 family monothiol glutaredoxin translates to MNIIEVIKKQINHNNILLYMKGSPDAPSCGFSAQAVRALSDCGVRFAYVDVLANQDIRTELPKYAQWPTFPQLWVQGKLIGGCDIILEMWNNGELKKLLRGTGKLE, encoded by the coding sequence ATGAATATTATTGAAGTCATTAAAAAACAAATCAATCATAATAATATTTTATTATATATGAAAGGGTCACCTGATGCACCTAGCTGTGGTTTTTCAGCACAAGCTGTTCGTGCATTATCAGATTGTGGAGTACGTTTTGCGTATGTTGATGTTTTAGCAAATCAGGATATTCGTACAGAGTTACCTAAATATGCACAGTGGCCTACTTTTCCTCAATTATGGGTACAAGGAAAATTAATTGGAGGTTGTGATATTATATTAGAGATGTGGAATAATGGAGAATTAAAAAAACTATTGCGTGGTACAGGTAAGTTAGAGTAG
- the nrdB gene encoding class Ia ribonucleoside-diphosphate reductase subunit beta — MLYTTFSKINNNQLQEPMFFGQSVNIARYDQQKYKIFEQLIEKQLSFFWRPEEIDLSKDRIDFKKLKKHEKHIFISNLQYQTLLDSIQGRSPNIAFLPIISIPELETWIETWSFSETIHSRSYTHIIRNIVNNPAIIFDNIISNKNICNRAKDISHYYDLLITITEYWHLFGSGTYQVKKNKNIEVNIKTLKKALYLCLININVLEAIRFYVSFACSFAFAECALMEGNAKIIRLIARDESLHLTGTQHIINILKNYENDPMMKKIINESHNESIHLFKQAAQQEKKWAEYLFQNGSMLGLNKNILWKYIEYITNIRMQAINLPHIFPKQSNPIPWINNWLISDHVQTAPQEIENSSYLTGQIDSKIKNHEFKNFKL; from the coding sequence ATGTTATACACAACATTTTCTAAAATAAATAATAACCAATTACAAGAACCAATGTTTTTTGGACAATCTGTAAATATAGCTCGATATGATCAACAAAAATATAAAATTTTTGAACAATTAATAGAAAAACAATTATCTTTTTTTTGGAGACCAGAAGAAATAGACTTATCTAAAGATCGTATTGATTTCAAAAAATTAAAAAAACACGAAAAACATATTTTTATTAGTAATTTACAATATCAAACATTATTAGACTCAATTCAAGGAAGAAGTCCAAATATAGCTTTTTTACCTATTATTTCTATTCCCGAATTAGAAACATGGATAGAAACATGGTCTTTTTCAGAAACTATTCATTCTAGATCTTACACACATATTATTAGAAATATAGTAAATAATCCTGCAATAATATTTGATAATATTATTTCTAATAAAAATATTTGTAATAGAGCAAAAGATATATCACATTATTATGATTTATTAATTACTATAACAGAATATTGGCATTTATTTGGATCAGGAACATATCAAGTAAAAAAAAATAAAAATATAGAAGTTAATATTAAAACATTAAAAAAAGCATTATATTTATGTTTAATTAATATTAATGTTCTCGAAGCAATTCGATTTTATGTCAGTTTTGCTTGTTCATTTGCATTTGCAGAATGTGCATTAATGGAAGGTAATGCCAAAATTATTAGATTAATTGCAAGAGATGAATCTTTACATCTGACTGGTACTCAACATATTATCAATATTCTAAAAAACTATGAAAATGATCCAATGATGAAAAAAATTATTAATGAATCGCACAACGAATCGATTCATTTATTCAAACAAGCGGCACAACAAGAAAAAAAATGGGCTGAATATCTATTTCAAAATGGTTCTATGTTGGGATTAAATAAAAATATATTATGGAAATATATAGAATATATTACTAATATAAGAATGCAAGCTATTAATTTACCTCATATTTTTCCAAAACAATCTAATCCTATTCCATGGATTAATAATTGGCTGATATCAGATCATGTACAAACAGCCCCTCAAGAGATAGAAAATAGTTCATATTTAACAGGACAAATAGATTCTAAAATAAAAAACCATGAATTCAAAAATTTCAAATTATAA
- the nrdA gene encoding class 1a ribonucleoside-diphosphate reductase subunit alpha → MNQHLSVIKRNGTIEKINLNKIRKLLKLASQGFKNISISKIELNATIQFYDQIKTVTIHKIIIKCSADLISKKTPDYQYVSARLSIAYLRKEAFGTFQPPKLYQHVKNMIKLKKYDKDLLKNYSQQEYEYMDSFIKHDRDMKFSYAAVKQLEKKYLVKNRINGKIYESAQFLYILISACLFSKYPKHIRMKYIQDFYNAISKFKISLSTPIMSGVRTPTRQFSSCVLIECADSLDSINATSSSIIKYISQRAGIGINVGQIRAIGSSIRNGETFHTGCIPFFKHFQTAVKSCSQGGIRGGSATLFYPIWHLEVQSLIILKNNKGIEENRVRHVDYGIQINKFMYLRLLSQKYITLFNPANVPKLYKYFFSDQKKFKKLYIKYEKDDTLRKKKIKAIDLFTLIMQERTSTGRIYIQNVDHCNSHSAFNPHIAPIKQSNLCLEITLPTTPIHDIHDKNAEIALCTLSAFNLGVINNLKELKKLSNLIVRALDEIIDYQIYPIFAAEKGAKKRRALGIGVINFAYYLAKNNVRYSDGSANNLTHKTFEYIQYYLLNASCNLAKEKGPCDWFNQTNYYNGILPIDTYKKHIDNICNEPLHLNWKKIKNKIKKYGLRNSTVSAIMPSETSSQISNATNGIEPPRSCITIKASKDGMLKQVIPEYKKLKSKYEFLWNIPNNNGYLELVGIMQKFIDQSISTNTNYDPKKFPNNKIPMQILIKDLLKAYQLGIKTLYYQNTRDSYIEYKNKNFNTNHNYDCTSGSCIL, encoded by the coding sequence ATGAATCAACATTTATCAGTTATCAAAAGAAATGGAACAATAGAAAAAATAAATTTAAATAAAATACGTAAATTATTAAAATTAGCATCACAAGGCTTTAAAAATATTTCTATATCTAAAATAGAATTGAACGCTACAATACAATTTTATGATCAAATAAAAACGGTTACTATTCACAAAATTATAATTAAATGTTCGGCAGATTTAATTTCTAAAAAAACACCTGATTATCAATATGTATCCGCTCGATTATCTATTGCATATCTAAGAAAAGAAGCATTCGGCACATTTCAACCACCTAAATTATATCAACATGTAAAAAATATGATAAAACTTAAAAAATATGATAAAGATCTTTTAAAAAATTATTCTCAACAAGAATATGAATATATGGATTCTTTTATCAAACATGATCGAGATATGAAATTTTCATATGCTGCCGTCAAACAACTAGAAAAAAAATATTTAGTTAAAAATAGAATAAATGGTAAAATTTATGAAAGTGCACAATTTTTATATATACTTATTTCAGCATGTTTATTTTCAAAATATCCTAAACATATTCGCATGAAATACATTCAAGATTTTTATAATGCTATATCAAAATTTAAAATTTCATTATCTACACCAATTATGTCTGGAGTACGTACACCTACCCGACAATTTAGTTCATGTGTTTTAATTGAATGTGCAGATAGTTTAGATTCAATTAATGCCACTTCTAGTTCCATTATAAAATATATATCACAAAGAGCAGGAATTGGAATTAATGTAGGTCAAATACGAGCAATTGGTAGTTCTATTAGAAATGGAGAAACATTTCATACAGGATGTATACCATTTTTTAAACATTTTCAAACAGCAGTAAAATCTTGTTCGCAAGGCGGAATTCGAGGAGGTTCAGCAACACTATTTTATCCAATATGGCATTTAGAAGTGCAAAGTTTAATTATTTTAAAAAATAATAAAGGTATTGAAGAAAACCGAGTACGACATGTCGATTATGGAATACAAATTAATAAATTCATGTACTTAAGATTACTATCTCAAAAATACATCACATTGTTTAATCCTGCTAATGTTCCAAAATTATATAAATATTTTTTTTCTGATCAAAAAAAATTTAAAAAACTATATATAAAATATGAAAAAGATGACACATTAAGAAAAAAAAAAATTAAAGCAATAGATTTATTTACACTAATCATGCAAGAAAGAACATCAACTGGAAGAATTTATATACAAAATGTTGATCATTGTAATTCACATAGTGCATTTAATCCCCATATTGCTCCTATTAAACAATCTAATTTATGTTTAGAAATTACATTACCTACTACTCCTATTCATGATATTCATGATAAAAATGCTGAAATTGCTTTATGTACATTATCTGCGTTTAATTTAGGTGTTATTAACAATTTAAAAGAACTAAAAAAATTATCAAATTTAATAGTAAGAGCTTTAGACGAAATCATTGATTACCAAATATATCCTATTTTTGCAGCAGAAAAAGGAGCTAAAAAAAGACGAGCATTAGGCATTGGAGTTATTAATTTTGCATATTATTTAGCAAAAAATAATGTTCGATATTCTGATGGTAGTGCAAACAATCTAACACATAAAACTTTTGAATATATTCAATATTATTTATTAAATGCATCTTGTAATCTAGCAAAAGAAAAAGGACCATGTGATTGGTTTAACCAAACGAATTATTATAATGGAATATTACCAATAGATACTTATAAAAAACATATTGATAACATATGTAATGAACCCTTACATTTAAACTGGAAAAAAATAAAAAATAAAATTAAAAAATATGGATTAAGAAATTCAACTGTATCAGCAATTATGCCATCTGAAACATCCTCTCAAATTTCCAATGCTACAAATGGTATTGAACCTCCAAGAAGTTGTATTACAATTAAAGCATCAAAAGATGGTATGTTAAAACAAGTAATACCAGAATATAAAAAACTAAAATCAAAATATGAGTTCTTATGGAATATACCAAACAACAACGGATATTTAGAATTAGTTGGAATAATGCAAAAATTCATTGATCAATCAATATCCACAAATACTAATTATGATCCCAAAAAATTTCCAAACAATAAAATACCAATGCAAATATTAATTAAAGATTTGTTAAAAGCTTATCAATTAGGAATAAAAACATTATATTATCAAAATACTAGAGATAGTTATATAGAATACAAAAATAAAAACTTTAATACAAATCATAATTATGATTGTACCAGTGGATCTTGTATACTATAA
- a CDS encoding redoxin domain-containing protein, with translation MTLVTKYAPNFIAPAILKNGTIINKFNFHKEIKNKITVLFFWPMDFTFVCPTEIIAFNKLYSEFKKRKTKIIGVSRDSVFVHNAWKNTPIKQGGIGNIQYTMVSDIQGIIQNDYNVTHPHIGVALRASFLIDKYGIIRHEIINDLPFGRNIHDIIRMIDAIIFHDQHGDVCPANWEKGQRSLQPSNEGLIQYFNK, from the coding sequence ATGACATTAGTCACAAAATATGCACCAAACTTTATTGCACCTGCTATATTAAAAAACGGTACCATTATAAACAAATTTAATTTTCATAAAGAAATAAAAAACAAAATAACAGTCTTATTTTTCTGGCCAATGGATTTTACTTTCGTATGTCCAACAGAAATTATTGCTTTCAATAAATTATATTCAGAATTTAAAAAACGTAAAACAAAAATTATCGGAGTTTCCAGGGACTCAGTATTTGTTCATAATGCATGGAAAAATACACCAATCAAACAAGGAGGCATCGGTAATATTCAATATACTATGGTATCCGATATCCAAGGAATAATACAAAATGATTATAATGTTACTCACCCTCATATAGGAGTTGCATTAAGAGCATCTTTTTTAATTGATAAATACGGCATTATTAGACATGAAATTATAAATGATTTACCTTTTGGTAGAAATATACATGATATAATACGCATGATTGATGCAATTATATTTCATGATCAACATGGAGATGTCTGTCCCGCAAACTGGGAAAAAGGACAACGCAGTCTTCAACCTTCCAACGAAGGATTAATTCAATACTTCAACAAATAA
- the gyrA gene encoding DNA topoisomerase (ATP-hydrolyzing) subunit A yields MQDLKKNIKQVDIKKELKSSYLDYAMSVIMGRALPDVRDGLKPVHRRILFAMKILNNIWNKPYKKSARVVGDVIGKYHPHGDTAVYEAIVRMAQNFSLRYTLIDGQGNFGSIDGDSAAAMRYTEIRMSKIAHELLSDLDKNTVKFSYNYDETEKIPEILPTKIPNLLINGASGIAVGMATNIPPHNLNEVINACLAYIKDKKISLKKLMQYIPGPDFPTSGIINGKQGIENAYRTGKGKIYIKSKHKIEINPKNQRKSIIIYEIPYQINKSKLIEKIAELVKNKKIEGIHALRDESDKDGMRIVIEIKKNTIIEILLNQLYILTPMQIVFGINMVALYHGQPKTMSLKNILKYFLLHRKNIIIRRSIFELNKNKNKAHILQGLTIALTNIKKIITIIKTSNTNKHAQKLLATQKWIIDEKISKIINTKNIELINIHKENYNIENKKYKFTKQQIRSILELKLNKLTHLEYNNISKKHNQLISKIKSIIHILKNNNNIMQVIQEELKNIQNTFGDNRKTEIKNNDIDFNIENTITKEDVVVTLSHLGYVKYQPLSDYEAQHRGGKGKSAANTKKEDFIETLLITNTHDTILCFSNQGILYRIKVYQLPEANRHSRGTPIINLLPLNQKERITAILNFNTYENNTNVFMSTAQGRVKKTALHAFKKPRSTGIIAINLKNNDELIGASLTNGQNNIMLFSQKGKIVHFPEKEVRKMGRTASGVQGIKIEKNDKVVSLLVPKKNGEILTVTENGYGKRTQIQQFPIKSRATKGIRSIKITKKNSIMISAIQVYENDQILIITDAGTLVRIRVSEIRTLGRNTQGVILIRTSKQEKVVALQKIS; encoded by the coding sequence ATGCAAGACCTTAAAAAAAATATAAAACAGGTCGACATTAAAAAAGAATTAAAATCTTCTTATTTAGATTATGCTATGTCAGTTATTATGGGACGAGCTTTACCTGATGTTCGTGACGGACTAAAACCAGTACATCGTCGAATACTATTTGCAATGAAAATATTAAATAACATTTGGAATAAACCATATAAAAAATCCGCAAGAGTTGTAGGTGATGTAATAGGAAAGTATCATCCTCATGGAGATACAGCTGTTTACGAAGCTATAGTACGAATGGCTCAAAATTTCTCTTTACGATACACTCTTATCGACGGTCAAGGAAATTTTGGATCCATTGATGGTGATTCAGCAGCAGCTATGCGATATACAGAAATACGAATGTCTAAAATAGCACATGAATTATTATCTGATTTAGACAAAAACACTGTAAAATTTTCTTACAATTACGACGAAACAGAAAAAATACCCGAAATTCTTCCAACAAAAATACCAAACTTATTAATTAATGGTGCATCAGGAATAGCAGTAGGTATGGCTACTAATATCCCTCCCCATAATTTAAATGAAGTCATTAATGCATGTTTAGCATATATTAAAGATAAAAAAATATCATTAAAAAAATTAATGCAATATATACCAGGTCCTGATTTCCCAACATCAGGTATTATAAATGGAAAACAAGGGATTGAAAACGCATATCGAACAGGAAAAGGAAAAATTTATATTAAATCCAAACATAAAATAGAAATTAATCCTAAAAATCAAAGAAAATCTATTATTATCTATGAAATCCCTTACCAAATCAACAAATCTAAATTAATTGAAAAAATAGCAGAACTAGTAAAAAATAAAAAAATTGAAGGAATACATGCTTTACGAGATGAATCTGATAAAGATGGTATGCGTATTGTTATAGAAATAAAAAAAAATACAATTATAGAAATATTACTAAATCAACTATATATACTGACACCTATGCAAATTGTTTTTGGTATTAATATGGTAGCATTATATCATGGACAACCAAAAACGATGTCTTTAAAAAATATTTTAAAATATTTTTTATTACACCGTAAAAATATAATCATTCGTCGAAGCATATTTGAATTAAATAAAAATAAAAATAAAGCACATATATTACAAGGATTAACAATTGCATTAACTAACATTAAAAAAATTATTACAATTATTAAAACATCTAATACAAATAAACATGCACAAAAATTATTAGCTACTCAAAAATGGATAATTGATGAAAAAATATCTAAAATTATTAATACAAAAAATATAGAATTAATTAATATACATAAAGAAAATTATAACATTGAAAATAAAAAATATAAATTTACAAAACAACAAATTCGATCTATTCTAGAATTAAAATTAAATAAATTAACTCATTTAGAATATAATAATATATCAAAAAAACACAATCAATTAATCAGTAAAATTAAATCAATAATACATATATTAAAAAATAATAACAACATTATGCAAGTTATTCAAGAAGAATTAAAAAATATTCAAAATACTTTTGGAGATAATAGAAAAACTGAAATAAAAAATAATGATATAGATTTTAATATTGAAAATACTATTACAAAGGAAGATGTAGTAGTGACATTATCACATTTAGGATACGTCAAATATCAACCATTATCTGATTATGAAGCACAACATAGAGGAGGAAAGGGTAAATCAGCTGCTAACACTAAAAAAGAAGATTTTATTGAAACATTATTAATTACTAATACACATGACACTATTTTATGTTTTTCAAATCAAGGAATATTATATAGAATTAAAGTGTACCAACTACCTGAAGCTAATCGACATTCACGCGGTACACCTATCATTAATTTATTACCGTTAAATCAAAAAGAAAGAATTACTGCAATCCTTAATTTTAATACATATGAAAATAATACCAATGTCTTTATGTCTACTGCACAAGGTAGAGTAAAAAAAACAGCATTACATGCATTTAAAAAACCCAGATCTACAGGAATCATCGCTATTAATTTAAAAAATAATGATGAATTAATAGGAGCATCATTAACAAATGGTCAAAATAATATTATGTTATTTAGCCAAAAAGGGAAAATAGTACACTTTCCTGAAAAAGAAGTAAGAAAAATGGGTAGAACTGCTTCTGGGGTACAAGGAATAAAAATAGAAAAAAATGATAAAGTTGTATCTCTATTAGTTCCAAAAAAAAATGGTGAAATTTTAACCGTAACAGAAAATGGATATGGTAAAAGAACTCAAATTCAACAATTTCCCATTAAATCGAGAGCTACTAAAGGAATTAGATCAATTAAAATAACAAAAAAAAATAGTATTATGATCAGCGCTATACAAGTATATGAAAATGATCAAATTCTTATTATTACTGATGCAGGAACATTAGTGCGTATACGCGTATCTGAAATTAGAACATTAGGACGAAATACACAAGGCGTTATTCTTATTCGAACATCTAAACAAGAAAAAGTTGTAGCATTACAAAAAATTTCTTAA